The DNA window GAGAAGGACTTCCCCAACATCCGCAAGCAGATCGGGCCGCGGGGGGTATTGCACTGCTGGGCCACCGACAAGGACGACGCGACCGAGCAGCCACGCTGGGGCAAGGTAGGCAAGCAGAAGATCAAGGACACCGGTCCGCTGACCAAGAAGCGCATGGAGACCTGCGATGACGAATTCGTGGTCGCGGCCAAGCAGTTCATCAAGAAGCAGCACGCCGATGACAAGCCCTTCTTCGTATGGCTGAACACCACGCACATGCACATGTTCACCCACACCAAGAAGTCCAGCCTCGGCCAGGCCGGGCGTTGGCAGTCGCCCTACCACGACACCATGATCGACCATGATCGCAACGTGGGCGACATGCTGGACCTGCTCGACGAACTGGGCATCGCCGAGGATACGCTGGTGTTGTATTCCACCGACAACGGCCCGCACCGCAATTCCTGGCCGGACGCCGGCACTACCCCGTTCCGCAGCGAGAAGGACACCAACTGGGAAGGCGCGTTCCGGATTCCCCTGCTGGCACGCTGGCCGGGTCGCATTGCGCCGGGATCGATCGCCAACGGGATCGTGCAGCACCACGACTGGCTGCCCACCTTCCTGGAGATGGCCGGTGCACCGCAGGTGGTGGAGGAACTCAAAACCGGCTACAAGGCCAACGGCAAGACCTTCCGCAACCATATCGACGGCACCAGCCTGCTGGGGTATTTGACCGGCAAGGAAAAGGAGAGCCCGCGCAAACTGTTCATGTATTTCAGCGACGACGGCGACGTGCTGGCCATGCGTTACGACAACTGGAAAGTGGTGTTCATGGAACAGCGCTGCCGGGGCACGATGCAGATATGGGGCGAGCCGTTCACCACACTGCGTCTGCCGAAGCTGTTCAACCTGCGAACAGACCCCTACGAGTATGCCGACATCACCTCCAACAGCTACTACGAGTGGTTCCTGTACCACGACTACCTGCTGTTCGCCGCGTATGGCATTGCCGACCGGTTCGCACAGACATTGGTGGAATATCCACGCGTGCAGAAGCCAGGCAGTTTCACCATCGACGACGCGCTGGCCAAGATGAACGCGATGTCGGCCCACGATTGACGATCGGGAGAGCGTGTCATGCGCAGATGGATTGCGTTGTTTGTGTTTGCCGCGCTGAGCGTCGGGTGCGGCTCAAGGGATGAAGCGCAGCCTGCGCCGGTTGCCGCTGAGCCGACAGAACAGTCGCCAGCAGCTGCCACACCCGCCGCGCGTGCGCCCGCGCCGGCTCCGGTCCCAGCGCCGGCAGAGCGCCCGCCGGTGCTTACCGCCGACGGTGCACAAGTGGTGACGCCGGCCAACTTCGTTCGGGCCGAGTCTGACCGGTACATGGCCAACCTGGCCAAGGAATCGGGTGGGCCGGGCAAGATGGTGCACCGGCGCGAGCCGGCGTCCATCGAGAACCAGTCCGTCATCCGCCTCAACCGCGACACCCTGTACAGCTCGGCGGTGTTCGACCTGGATGCAGGCCCGGTCACGATTACGCTGCCGGATGCAGGCGACCGTTTCCAATCATTGATGGTGGTCAACCAGGACCATTACGCGTGGACCGAGTATGGCGCGGGTGCGCATTCGTTCGACCGTCAGAAGGCGGGCACGCGCTACGTGGTGGCCGGGGTTCGTACCTTGGTAAATCCGGCAGACCCTGCCGACGTGGAGGCCGTGCATCGTCTGCAGGACGCCATCACGGTGGCCCAGCCGGGCGGTCCTGGGCAACTGGACCTGCCAAAGTGGGATGCGGCCAGCCAGGACAAGGTGCGCGATGCTCTGCTGGGACTGGCGGCGACGTCGCCTGATTTCCAGCATGCCTTCGGACAGAAGGACGAGGTTGATCCGGTGGCGCACCTGATCGCTACGGCGGCGGGGTGGGGCGGCAATCCGGACAAGGACGCCACGTATCTCGGGGTAGCTCCGCCGCGTAATGACGGCAAGACGGTGTACCGGCTGCGGGTGAAGGACGTGCCGGTGGATGCGTTCTGGTCGGTGAGTGTGTACAACGCCAAGGGATACTATGAGAAGAATGCGCTGGGTGCGTACTCGCTCAACAACCTCACCGCGGTGAAAGACCCGGACGGTACGGTGACGATCCAGTTCGGGGGCTGCGATGGCAAGGTGCCGAATTGC is part of the Stenotrophomonas oahuensis genome and encodes:
- a CDS encoding arylsulfatase, which translates into the protein MATARAKKAAPVRKTAAKKAPSRARSSGKPAAGRKPNILVIWGDDIGISNLSCYSHGLMGYQTPNIDRLAQEGMLFTDSYGEQSCTAGRSSFITGQSVYRTGLSKVGRPGGQEGLQPESVTIAELLKEQGYATGQFGKNHLGDLNKYLPTVHGFDEFFGNLYHLNAEEEPEMYDYFPEKDFPNIRKQIGPRGVLHCWATDKDDATEQPRWGKVGKQKIKDTGPLTKKRMETCDDEFVVAAKQFIKKQHADDKPFFVWLNTTHMHMFTHTKKSSLGQAGRWQSPYHDTMIDHDRNVGDMLDLLDELGIAEDTLVLYSTDNGPHRNSWPDAGTTPFRSEKDTNWEGAFRIPLLARWPGRIAPGSIANGIVQHHDWLPTFLEMAGAPQVVEELKTGYKANGKTFRNHIDGTSLLGYLTGKEKESPRKLFMYFSDDGDVLAMRYDNWKVVFMEQRCRGTMQIWGEPFTTLRLPKLFNLRTDPYEYADITSNSYYEWFLYHDYLLFAAYGIADRFAQTLVEYPRVQKPGSFTIDDALAKMNAMSAHD
- a CDS encoding DUF1254 domain-containing protein; this translates as MRRWIALFVFAALSVGCGSRDEAQPAPVAAEPTEQSPAAATPAARAPAPAPVPAPAERPPVLTADGAQVVTPANFVRAESDRYMANLAKESGGPGKMVHRREPASIENQSVIRLNRDTLYSSAVFDLDAGPVTITLPDAGDRFQSLMVVNQDHYAWTEYGAGAHSFDRQKAGTRYVVAGVRTLVNPADPADVEAVHRLQDAITVAQPGGPGQLDLPKWDAASQDKVRDALLGLAATSPDFQHAFGQKDEVDPVAHLIATAAGWGGNPDKDATYLGVAPPRNDGKTVYRLRVKDVPVDAFWSVSVYNAKGYYEKNALGAYSLNNLTAVKDPDGTVTIQFGGCDGKVPNCLPTVPGWNYTVRLYRPQQAILDGSWTFPAAEPVV